In Uranotaenia lowii strain MFRU-FL chromosome 2, ASM2978415v1, whole genome shotgun sequence, one genomic interval encodes:
- the LOC129743078 gene encoding uncharacterized protein LOC129743078 codes for MSNNSALRCSRRRVLASVNWSILRYRVTAWKAALSRQCILQKLCSVQRLVNLNLVISGYGTVSSVAADVVARVMPVSAMLEEDIFCYEHRHMPHVRKHAKEASMSNWQHQLDSLEHVPIA; via the coding sequence ATGTCGAACAACTCAGCGCTCCGCTGCAGtagaaggagggtcctggcgagcgTGAACTGGTCTATTCTGCGATACAGAGTGACAGCCTGGAAGGCAGCTTTGAGCAGGCAGTGTATTTTGCAGAAGCTTTGCAGCGTACAGCGGCTGGTGAACCTGAACctggttatcagcggatacggAACAGTGTCCTCGGTAGCAGCTGATGTTGTGGCGAGGGTCATGCCCGTCTCGGCCATGttagaggaagatatcttctgctacgagcatAGGCACATGCCCCATGTGCGAAAACATGCCAaagaggcctcgatgtccaactggcagcaccagttgGACAGCTTAGAACATgtacccatcgcttga